The genome window TTCTCTGACCGCTTTAATTTGCAGTCCGTAGATAACAGCGTTCATAGCAGGAGGAACCACATGCAACAAGATGGACGCCATCTTCCTGTGATCTGATAAGTTTGCGAAACGATGGAGGACGACGATGATGGTGCCGGAAAACAGCAGGATGATGTACACGGTCAGGTGGGTGGTGCAGGTCTGCAGCGCCCGTCTGTTCATAGTCTTGTTCTTACTGCTCAAACACACTTGGGCGATCTTCAGGTAGGTGAGAGTCACGCTGCACAGGGACACGGATATCATGAGAATGGCGGTGATGACGCCGTAAATGTGGTTGATGATAACGTTTTCACAGGAGAGCTTGAACAAGGACGCGTTGTCACAGAACGGGTTGGATACAACCCGCCTGCAGCGCGACAGGCGCACGTTGAGGCCTATGAGGACCACAATCAAGAGAAATGCCACCCCCCACGCCCACACGGACAGCATCACCACCATCCTGTGGGTCATGATGGTGGCGTACCGCAGCGGGTTGCAGATGGCCACGTAGCGATCGAAGGCCATGATCATGAGCACGGTGTGAGAAACGCTCGCATGAAAGTGAGCACAAAAAGCCTGAATGACGCAGTCTACGTAAGAAATGTACCGGTCAGCACTTGGAGTGAAAACATCACTCAGGACACGAGGAATGACTGGTCGTCGCCCCAAAAACATCGTTAATACTCATGTTGCAGAAGAGCAGGTACATGGGCTGGTGCAGGCTCCTCTCCGTGGTGATCAGCACCACCAGGCCGATGTTGGACACCATGATGAAGACgtagatgaggaggaggaggatgaaggcgGGAACGGAGGAGGAGGGGTCGACCTTTAACCCCTCCAGCTGTAGAACATCCATATTGAAAGTTGCATTGTCCATTCTGCAGGGGGAGGGAAAATGGAGAAAGCATTGAATGAGGTATCGTCTACAaccattaaataaaatgtttagtcagtttttaaaagtcagtcgtatctaaataaaaaaataacaactgaACATTGTTGTCCAAATACAATTATTTGGATTTTATGTTTTCCGtttatttgtctctttgtcaGCAGGGTTAGTTCTGGTGGATAGAAAGTATTTTAACTTGCGTTAACATTTGAAGATTAGGCATTTGGCCTTGGTCTGCGCTGCCCCTCTGGCTCTCCTCAGATTATAGGTGTGCACATATTAGGGATGTCAACCACAGTTACACATGTTGGTCTATAGGCGTATTAAAGAGCAGGCGATAAAGCAGgtaaatgaattataaaaacCTTTTCATTCAGAATCGATGCGTCTTCTAATCATCTTTTACAGAGATCACAAACTTTAGAACAAATATCAGTTGATGACGCAGCCTGAACGATGGTCTGATGAAAGCAAAGCcaacagaaaacataataaaagacagaaaacataaacatgtcAGCACCTCTGACGCTGAGTCAAGGGAGCAAATgacatttttcttcttaaaaatgAAGCAGTTAATGTTGTCGGGCTATCACAAGCAAAACTAACAGACACAAACTATACATTATATATCTTGTCTATTAAGGTAAGTGTGAAGAAATACAGAAGTTGTCCTAAAATAAAACCACAGTAACGTTTGTGTTTCTCGTTGTATCAGATTTACTGCTTCTCAAATTATTTAATTTCCGATCAGATACTGATCAGTGGATGAATGTAAACTCAGTTCATCTGGAAGTTgcacagaaataaacattttgagatcattttaggttttcatttaataacagcaacccttttttaaatgttaaagaatGAAGTTATCAGcactcaaaatcaaatcaaatgtatttatagagcccagCATCACATATTACACATcagtctcagtgtttacagactgtacatacgaccccctctgtccttagaccctctgtcctcagaccctctgtcctcagaccctctgtctttagactctctgtccttagaccctctgtctttagaccctctgtcctcagaccctctgtccttacaccctctgtctttagaccctctgtcctcagaccctctgtctttagactctctgtcctcagaccctctgtctttagactctctgtcctcagaccctctgtcctcagaccctctgtctttagactctctgtcctcagaccctctgtcctcagaccctctgtctttagactctctgtcctcagaccctctgtcttcagaccctctgtctttagaccctctgtcctcagaccctctgtctttagactctctgtcctcagaccctctgtcttcagaccctctgtctttagactctctgtcctcagaccctctgtcttcagaccctctgtctttagaccctctgtcctcagaccctctgtctttagactctctgtcctcagaccctctgtcctcagaccctctgtcttcagaccctcgcaccacacaaggaacaacttcctaaaagaaaccaacaattaaaatgttgtaaagctcagagaaactgaggaggatcctctcaggacacacaaactgtgatggatgtgtgtgtacaggataaacaacagtacaaatacaacatgatgtgacagaactgatgttattttattttatttaatattgcacACACTTGATcgtttttataataaaaagacaGTTTGCAGAATCAAACCATCAAATTATAGCAACTTAGATTAAAATGTTGTCACCTCACAATCCTGAAGAAGACTGTTTGTTAATTCAGCTCTGTTTTAACGTGTATACATTTTCACTACAGCTCCTTCATTACACAAACATGGACTGCAGCTGATCGAGTCCTGTCGACTGTGGAAGCTGATCTGATTTCACACCTTCAGGCAGAACAGAGagaatttacatttaaagtacagATCCGGCTGCttcaatgaaaacaaagatgaaatcttctcttctgtgttcagtaaaaaatgtttgtcaaagTTTATATTTGACCGTCCTTTGCCTTTTCAGCCAAACAACATATTTGACTGTTTCCATAGAAAGAATATGAACATGTCATTAAAAAAGCAGCTCTAAAgcatttaaataactttaagtTATTCTGCAATTAAACATCTGACATCAATTGTATCTTTACCAGATAACAACACGGTTTATCATTGTTAACGTTGAactgtacatttactacacaagcAGATACACGACATTCAATATTGAGTGAGCAGTAAACattgtgtgaagtgtgtgtcagCTTTACCTTCATAGACCTTAACCTCCTCCTACCAGACCGAGGGACTGCGCACGCTTTTTATAAGCTGACTTCCATCTCTTCATGCAAGTCATTTAATCATGATCTTAAGTTTCATTTCACTTTGTTGAACTTGTATGAAGTACATGGTGTTCTTCTTTACATTTATAGGTTCATAAAATGTACCTGAATTCACATATAAGTGGGATATTACTACAGACATTCCTGTATTTAATATTCATTAAATTGTTCATCTGTAGCCTATTAGCCATCGTTGCTACTAGCTGGTCTGCTCAAGTCACCTTCTAGCTGATGCAATGATGCCAGGTCGGTTCAAAAACATCATTATTagccaaaaaagaaaatcaggcCAACATTTTATCAACGCAGCCAAGCTCATATTTACATCATCCATCCTGAAGCCGCACGATGAGGCATTTCTTGGGCGTAAAATGTTCCAGGCCGGATGCAGTTTTTTGGGGCTTTTTTCTGCCTTAAGTGATAGTACAGTTGAGATTGTGAAAGGAGGATAGAAGGGGGATGATGTGCAGCAAATAGCCACTGATCGGATTCGAACCATCgcccgctctaccaggtgagctaccggggcgcCCCTGATCCAGTTCTTCTCAGTGTGCGGCGTCAAGCCAtcccaacatacacacataccaGCGACTGGGGGGGTGAAGTACGGCCTTCAACTCACAGACTGGAGGCAGCACTTTATCCTTGTCATTGCACGTTTCTGTGATGTGTGGTTTATGTGACAACTGAAatgtacacacaacacagcaaaaattatttttcattataatTTGAATTTCCCAGTTGGAACAGCAGGAGGGCCGGCGCCCTAATGGACCACTCGCCACTACAACATGTGCAAAACTGCTAAGCAAGAGAAACGtcacatcacaatgtttgtctccgttgttttgtttgactACGTCTGACCCTCGGCCCAAGTCTTCTCACTTCCACCTGCACTGCattccccatccgtcaaccagAAGTCTTCAGACTGACCTGTTTCCACTCTCCCTCGTCAGCACTGCAGTAAACTCACACTTTGTGAGTTTACAAAGTTTTGTAAACTCACAAAGTGTGCCGGATTGTCAACGTTGCTTCTTGCCAAAGTCACCTGAACCTGAagcaaattttttttttttcactttgtcaatAAATCACTGAATCTTCCCGTCTGTCTGGACTGACTGCATTTTTCTCCTAAAACAATTACGTTCTCATTCAATTTAACTGCATTGTCAATCACCACTTAATGAGTTTTGAGGGAAGCTTATAAATATCTAGTAGTTTAGGTGGTTTATCAgaaaatatatccatccatccatcgtctaccacttatccggggacgggtcgcgggggcagcaactccagtaaggaaccccaaacttcccttctccgggccacatcctccagctcgctccattgtcccctcactcgcgaacaagacccctaggtacttgaactccttcacttggggtaagggctcattccctacccggagtaggcaatccactggtttcctgctgagagccatggcctcagattttgaggtgctgatcctcatcccaaccgcttcacactcggctgcgaaccgatccagtgactgttgaaggtcacagaccgatgatgccataaggaccacatcatctgcaaagagcagcgatgagatcctcaggacaccgaactgcaacccctctcctccacgactacgcctcgatatcctatccatgaaaatcacgaacaggattggtgataaagcgcagccctggcggaggccaacattcactggaaacgagtccgacttactgccgagtatcccctttttaaataggggaactaccaccctggtctgccaccccctaggcactgtcccagacttccacgtaATGTTGACGaggtcaaccaagacagcccctcaacacccaaagccttcagcatttctggacagatctcatcaacccctgcggctttgctactgtggagttgtttgactacctcagtgacttccatcagggaaattgacgatgatcccccatcagcttccagctctgcctctaccatagagggcgtgttagtcggattcaggagttcctcaaagtgctccttccaccgcccgataaccttctctgacaaagtcagcagggtcccacccttgctgtacacagcttggttggttccccgcttccccctcctgaggtgcagGATgattttccagaagcaccttggtgccgaccgaaagtccttctccataacttctccgaacttctcccacacccgctgctttgcctctgacatggcagaggctgccgcccttctagtccttcggtaccctgcaactgtttccggagtccttcttcagtcggacggcttccctgaccaccggggtccaccacggtgttcaagggttaccgccccttgaggcacctaacaccttgagaccacagctcatcactgcagcttcagcaatagaggttttgaacatcgcccactcaggttcaatgcccccaacctccacagggatgtctgaaaagctccgccggaggtgtgagttgaagatctccaggacaggtcccagttcacccgtACTACctgtttgggcttaccaggtccgtccagagtcttcccccaccccttgatccaactcaccaccagatggtaatcagttgacagctccgcccctctcttcacccgagtgtccaaaacatgcggcctcagatcagatgatacaattacaaaatcgattattgacctttggcctagggtgctctggtaccacgtacacttatgagtaTTCTTATGTtggaacatggtgtttgttatggccattccatgactagcacagaagtccaacaacaaacgaccgttcgggtttagatcaggcaggcccttcctcccaatcacgcctctccaggtgtctccatcgtttcccatgcgtgcgttgaagtctcccagcaagactacggcgtcccctactggagccccctgcaaggctccattcaggttctccaagaaggccgaatactccgaactgtctgtctcagtgttctttgtgggttcGTCATTCATGTTACCGTGTCCTGCTCGtatcctgctcgtgtcctgctcgtgtcctgctcgtgtcctgcttgTGTCCTGCTCAtgtcctgctcgtcccctgattggtttgtgtttgtttgttactttgtatgtttgtacccagcggtttttcccatgagtggtgggcccacagaatggatggatgggacgcaccacatagcttcttcgggctTCTTATTATAAATctgttatatttattaacatATGAATATTTCAGTGTCTCTGAAACagcacatatataaatactatgCATGGTAAAGTAATCATTCCTGGTACTCAGGTGTTACATGGAGATATGCTCAACATATTAAAGCATGTTTTCAAAAGTGCCACCATGTGGTCAGTTATTACTGGTTATCAAACCTTTGAAGGCGTCTGATGCACTTAACAGGTCTGAACTCTTCAATGCTAAATTGGATTGCAATTAAATTTGAGAACATTAAAAGTTGATATTTCTACAACTCTGGttactttattaaaatgaagCTTGGTGAACAAGTTCTCAATGAGCTTGTGCAAGACATATTTAAGCAACGTCAAACACCACCATATTCTATTAACTGCCGCATCTCTTTAATGTAATATTCCATCACAACCAAAGTCAGTAAAGTTGTTCATATGTCCCTTCTACTTACTGTGAAAAtgcaatatttgttttgacattttacagagtTTGATTATTGTAAACAATAATCACCAAAAGCAGCAAATGCAGCAATCACACGCATTTTCTTCAGGAAATGCAAATATTCAACTTATTATTGCAATTAAATTAGCAGGAACAGAAGCATCACTtattgaaaaacaacaactcgtccgtcagcaggagactcctctgtaacatccagcagcaggaggagactcctatgtaacatccagcagcaggagactcctctgtaacatccagcagcaggagactcctctgtaacatccagcaggaggagactcctctgtaacatccagcagcaggagactcctctgtaacatccagcaggagactcctctgtaacatccagcaggaggagactcctctgtaacatccagcaggaggagactcctctgtaacatccagcaggaggagactcctctgtaacatccagcaggagactcctctgtaacatccagcaggaggagactcctctgtaacatccagcaggagactcctctgtaacatccagcaggaggagactcctctgtaacatccagcagcaggagactcctctgtaacatccagcaggagactcctatgtaacatccagcagcaggagactcctctgtaacatccagcagcaggagactcctctgtaacatccagcaggaggagactcttctgtaacatccagcaggagactcctatgtaacatccagcaggagactcctctgttacatccagcagcaggagactcctctgtaacatccagcaggaggagactcttctgtaacatccagcaggagactcctctgtaacatccagcaggagactcctctgtaacatccagcaggaggagactcttctgtaacatccagcaggagactcctctgtaacatccagcaggaggagactcctctgtaacatccagcagcaggagactcctatgtaacatccagcagcaggagactcctctgtaacatccagcaggaggagactcctctgtaacatccagcaggagactcctctgtaacatccagcaggagactcctctgttacatccagcagcaggagactcctctgtaacatccagcagcaggagactcctctgtaacatccagcagcaggagactcctctgtaacatccagcagcaggagactcctctgtaacatccagcaggaggagactcttctgtaacatccagcaggagactcctctgtaacatccagcaggaggagactcctctgtaacatccagcaggagactcctctgtaacatccagcaggaggagactcctctgtaacatccagcaggaggagactcctctgtaacatccagcaggagactcctctgtaacatccagcagcagtagactcctctggaacatccagcaggaggagactcctctgtaacatccagcaggagactcctctgtaacatccagcaggaggagactcctctgtaacatccagcaggacgagactcctctgtaacatccagcaggaggagactcctctgtaacatccagcagca of Cottoperca gobio chromosome 14, fCotGob3.1, whole genome shotgun sequence contains these proteins:
- the LOC115018566 gene encoding LOW QUALITY PROTEIN: olfactory receptor 52N5-like (The sequence of the model RefSeq protein was modified relative to this genomic sequence to represent the inferred CDS: deleted 1 base in 1 codon) → MDNATFNMDVLQLEGLKVDPSSSVPAFILLLLIYVFIMVSNIGLVVLITTERSLHQPMYLLFCNMSINDVFGATTVIPRVLSDVFTPSADRYISYVDCVIQAFCAHFHASVSHTVLMIMAFDRYVAICNPLRYATIMTHRMVVMLSVWAWGVAFLLIVVLIGLNVRLSRCRRVVSNPFCDNASLFKLSCENVIINHIYGVITAILMISVSLCSVTLTYLKIAQVCLSSKNKTMNRRALQTCTTHLTVYIILLFSGTIIVVLHRFANLSDHRKMASILLHVVPPAMNAVIYGLQIKAVREKIMIIFRRKTNSEILY